Genomic segment of Labrus mixtus chromosome 1, fLabMix1.1, whole genome shotgun sequence:
TTTCTGTGATCCTGGCCTCCATAAAGTTGAGCTGCTGGTCAGTATCGGCTGCTCGTCCCAGAGCCTCCTCCACCCTCTGGGTGATGCTCTCCATCCTCAGCCTCACCTGGCTCACcctctgctcgctctctctcactagCTCGGCCGTCTCCAGGGCGCTGTTCACCATCGCCTCCATTCTCCGGAGGGTCACCAGAAGGCTGTCTGCGCTCACCCGTGGCTGGGTCTGCTCTTGCTCAGAGACTGCTCCACATGAAATGTCTGTGGCCACTGCTGCATCCCTCTGATCCTTCACAACCTTCTCCACCACAGCAACTTCTGGTTCTTCTTTCTCAGTGTTGGTTGCCTTTTCAATATAAAGATCTCTGATTGCAACTTTTTCAGCAACACACTCCTGAGCAGATCGTAGAGAGGTTTGCAGATGCAGGACCTGCTCCCTCATATCAGTGATAGTCTGCTCTGCCTTCTGAAGCTTGGCTTGTGTTTCGGAGAGCTCCTGGACTGGCTGGATTTCAATTGTCTGGGTCTTAGACCCCTTTAAGCTGCGTGCTTTCCACCAGTTCACCACAGCCACTTTCTTGGCCTCTTGACTCTGAGTCGGACTCTGGCTTTGCTTTTGCTCCTTTTGCTCCCAGCTCTTCTGCcgctcctccaccttctcccctctctcctcccacacacaattgtgcagctccagctcctgcagcctgaaACCACCACCAAAGCTTTATAAACATCTCTTTTACACACTGTTATGTCTGTTGTTACTGAGGGGGCACTAAAACTGCACTTAGCCCTGATACGGTTTAACACAGAAGATTGTTACTCCTTTAGGTTACGTCATGGTGAGGCCAATAAATTCATGTCAACACCAGACATCCCTTTTACTGGCCAGAGGAAGCTCCTCTGAACAGAGCCTAACATCAAACAATCCAATCCATTACCATAAGAGGAGAaagggaggtaaaaaaaaaacccacatacaCATTGACAAGCTGCTGCTTGATGCTTGCCTGTTGCTGCTGGCGGTGAGGAAAAGGCCTCTCCTGTGATTCAACAGGAGCAGAGTCCTGAGTGTGAGAGAAGACACGAGAcagatttacacacaaacatgtcattgCATGCCATAGTTGTCATCCACTCTCTACTATCTCCTCACCCTATCTGGATACTTATTGTGCATAAGATGAGCTATTTCTGCAGACTTGATCCGGTGGATGATGCTCTGAATATCATCACTGTGCAGGGATGGGAGGTTTATATCGTCCAGAGCTCTGTGGTGCCtctacagacagatagacagcgATGACAGAGTGGTCAGAGtcaatttaaaacagaaaccaaTATATATTTTGACAGTGAGCATTTCCAACCTGCTGCATATCCTGCATCTCACTCTGTAGAGAGCGGTGGTTAGGAGGATCTCGACTGTAGAGATTCTGAGGGCCAATAAAGTGTCTGTCATACCTACAGAGTACAGACAACGCAAACTGAGCTCAGCAGCTCCTACACATTTCAGTAAAGCACATATGAACTTGCAAATATCTCTCTATCTTTATTCAAATGACCTCAAAAGAACTTGGTGTGAATGTTCTTGTAACCTCCTCAGCTCTGACTGCAGACCCTGCAACACCAGAGCAGAGTCAATTAGTGAAATAACAGCTTACATGTACATTCAGAACCACTGagtaaaaaatgaacacaatggGGGACTTTACATAGTTTTAAAAGgactgatgtgtttttctaatTGTTGTACAAAACATGTCAATCAGTTTATTACTTCACACTGGAAACTGGTTTATGTTTATATAGAAAAATATTGGAATGTATCTACACAACTACTTTATACTAAGTAATTCCTAATCCTAATTCCTAATCCATCTCACAAAGCCTTCTGTACAGTCAAAGTGTCTCTGCTTGATGTCCAACGTACCTCGATCATGTTGTGATTCTCCACATGAGAGTTTTTCATCTTATCCATGAGAATCTCTTTCTACACGGGCACatataaaggcaaaatgaaaatataaatatttgaacccatttaaaaaaaaaaaaatgtatcgaATGAAAATAAAGACCAAGACAAACCTTTGTGATTTCTCTGTCCCTCAGCGTCAACATAACCAGGGTTTCCTCAAGTTCAGCCTGTAACATTATGATATTTATTTCTCAGTTtatgcaagtaaaaaaaaaacaatcataagAGTGTTTCTCTGATCGGTACCTACCCTCAAGTCAGCGTTGACCTTCCTCAGTTTATTGATGCCATCTTCAGAACATGTTCTCTCAAAGGTGAGTTTGTCATTCTGTGagggaaaattattttttatttaaaaaacaacttgtttttttggggaTAGAAACTGAGTGAACATTAAAGATCTACAATACCTTGTCTTCAAGCCTGCGAATGTGAACCTTCAGGCACTCCACCTCATTGCTCTAAAGATAAATAAAGGgttcaaaaataaatagttgccataaaaaaatgaattcatttgCAACGGGTGTCTAATGTACCAGTTTGGTGCAGCTGGTTTGGGTGCGGCTGCCTCTCTCCTGAGCCTCTTTATATGCCCGACGGGTCTCCTCAAGCTCTTCTGACAAGGATCTGGCTCTTGCCGCTGACCGCTGAGCACTAAAATCACCAAAGATAAGCGGCCAGGAAATTAGAAGTAACAGgacattattgttattattcgCTAAAAAAGAGTAGCCATTTTTTCATATATAGAGGAGCAGTTCTGACTGATCAGTTTCATGTCTGGCTTAATTCTGGACCACAGCTCACCTAatggtaatgtttgtttaattgcttctgtgtgattgtgttgtttATGCTGTTTACCAAAAAGGAACGTTTTGAATTATTGTACATGATGTATTATTACTTATTCTATAGGATACCAAACAACCACAGGCAAAGGGACTACTAATGAAATCTGTTTTCAGCTGAATGGTAAACACCTGAATtttgttctctctgtttctttttgatcattaacagtgtttaatgttttccagaatacatttcatattttgtgttaaatgtcTCCTTCACCTGACCAGCTTGGCTCTCAGCTCTGTGATCTCCAGAGTGAGCTGCAGGTTGATGTCTTCACACTGAGCCACCGTCCTCAACAGGCTGCTGTTCTGCTCACTCAGCTTGTGGTGAGCGTGCTTCAGCTCAGCCACCGTGCCTAATAAATCTTTTCTGTCACTGAAGCCAAACAAACAGTTAGCGGttaagtacaaaaaaatgttgataaagGAGGTAAACAAATTCAGtgttaaaaagttttttaaaaaagaaaaaaaaaacggaccaGGAACACTGAAGGCTATCAGAGGAAGCAGCTTTGGTTTCATAGACAGAAAAATCCAGCCCTAAAAAGAAATCAGGTTTTATGAGTTGTTGTTTGAAAGTGATTTGGACAATTTCTCAAAAGTCTGAACAAAGCAGTGATCGCATACCGTTTACAAGAACTTTAGATGAGTTTGGCCATGATACTTGACTGCTATCCACATCAGAACTGAAACACAGGAGGAGGCATTCGTTCTCACAgctcacagaaaacaacaacaaactataCAACAAAATGTACACAACTTGTTATATACTACTTTAATTATAAACATaaaaggggcgctggtggcgcagtggttagtgcgcacgccccatgtatggaggctgtcgtctcaagcaggtggcccgggttcacatcccagcCGTGGcctccttcctgcatgtcattccccactctctctctctccctgatttccgactctatccactgtcctatctctccattaaaggcacaaaagcccaaaaataaatcttagaaaaaattataaacataaaatataatgaaaaaacagaagtccgtggcacactgaaaataacttcactATATTTTTATTGTGCGCGAACAACGCGTTTCACCTGTAGCTTCTTCAGGTGCGCCCAGCACAAATATAATGCTTTAAAGGAAATGAAGATTCACTCTTAAAAAACAGCAGTTTCTTAAAGATTGTATTGTACTACTACAGAAAGTACTACATTACAAGTTAATGTTCACCATTTTAAAATTTCACTTAAGTGAATACATATAACTATGAATAACAAAAGTATGAAAAGTGAACGTACTTATGATATAAGAATTGCACTGTTGAGCTTCTTCTATTGCTTATGTCATTTCAGGATATTTAATGATGCTTTGAAATGTAGACAATTGAAATGTTGTCTGGGTGGAGCTAATATTCATAACTTCATATATGGTTAGATTATTAAATTGATTCAAAACCTGTAATGAATTTGAAGGTCATTAGTATCTAAAACTCCTAATTAAATGTTGTAAAGTAAAGCTTTCCTTCTGAATAAGACATGACATACAGAGTGATGCTGGTTTGGTCTCACCTGTCCTGACTGCACTGTGCGATCCACTCCCTCATGCTGACATGAAACGTCTCTCTGCTCACATGTGGGTCCTGACAATCTGGGTCAAGCAGCAGTCGCAGGGCAGCCAGTCTGTCCTGCTCCGGACTCTGATGCGTCATGGTCTGCAGGTACTGTACGATGGTGGAGGCCAACACCTCTCCTacagacaagaggagagaaACACAGGAGTACTGATTCTAAGTTCTTTTGAGTATTTTACATCCATTTTGTTGAACTCAACACAAGCCTGTGTACCTGTGTTGGAGGTGTTACATGTATTATACATGATGTCAAGGAGTTCATGTTCAGAGAATCCGCTTGAGTCTTTATTATCTTCAAGAACCTCCATCGTCCCAGATCCAGGAGAGTCCCACACTAGACGGGTACCAATAGACATATGATAATATACAATCATGTACAGGgaggaaatataaaacatacttttacttGTTCTAATACCGGTAATTCTATTATTGGCTTGATACTTAGAGAAGAGAACAAAATAACTGCATCACTTACCATCATTGCTGTCAGACATTACGCTTGTTTTTCCTGAATCCTCCTGACTGTAATGCTCCTACATGACCTGATATTTGaataaacatcacaaacatcTTTACCCTCTGTGAATTATGTTCATAgacttaaaatcaaataaaacaaagagaaaacaattaaagtcaattaatatcaaatatgtgaagtaaaaaaacaaatgtatacacTTCTCTGCCGGAAAAGCACAGAAGAGCACAAgattgattaaaataaatattgttcaAACCTTATCTcctgaaatatttgatttagTATGCACAAATATGAACTTATAACAGTGCTCAATTAAATAGGCCTAGTGTGCTTTTAAACAACACCATTTTGGTGGTCGGTTAGACTTTTTACCAatcaaatgtaattttaaaaagagaaaatagtaATATAAAGGAAATCTTACGTCTCAGGCTTGGTCAGGtcctctgaaagaaaaacaaggcaAATGTTGAATTAGATACTTCATATTTATGATTGGTCTTCTGGTTTTACTCTTGATTCACTGTGATGGTTGCACAAGAAGTCTTTAAAAAGTCCTTGTGCTTGTTTTCACTGCTTCACATCAAAACCAGATGACATCCCcaagtacccccccccccctcccccctccttttcCACCCATCTCATCCCATTGCTGCCAAAATGCTGCCCTGCAGAGATGACATTTTGATTCCCTTAAAGGTTTTCAATCAAAAGGAACCTTTTTACACTTCAAATTCCCAGTCTGACAAACATTTCTTACACAATTTCAATCTTAAGCAAATGTAGCATACTGTTCAAAGTTTTTCTTGCAGGTCAGTGTTGCAAAATATGTCAATCGATAAAAATACGACTTTGGCTCCTGAAACTTGTGATCTTCTCTATTTTTCTCTTATATTTTCAGTTTCAATTGTAATGCCATACATCTTTAAGGCTAAATGATTATTACCGTGCACGTCCGTGCTTTAATCAGAGAGCACCGTGACGTCAACTCCACCAGGAACGCTTTATTGTTTTCTAAATCCAGTCGGACACATTTTGagtaacacagtgtgtgtgtgtttgtttcctacCGGACGCATGTAGTAGCTACCATAAGACAACGGGAAgagattttgaattttttttaaagatttaacttCAAGTGGaattttttccctccctcaagATGTCTCGGGGCTCTATTGAGATCCCTTTACGGGACACAGATGAGGTAAAAGTCTTGATTAAATTGATGTTTAGTAGCTAAGTGAAGCTCGCTGTGCTACTTGTCGCGTATGCTAACTCTGGTTAGCTTCAGCTAAtgttcaacacaacacaacacaacacagcgaATCATCTGATGTAAAGTAACACCAGCGTCATTGAGTTATACAAGATAACTCCAAGGCTTCAGTGCAAGTAATTCTCGGGGCAGCACATGTAGATCTGCTAACGATAGCAAACATTATAACTGTGCAGAGAAAGTCAGAACTAAAGAGTCAGCAGTGGAGTGGCTTCATTTATACAGATTattatttacataaaaacatgcagcatgcAGCACAAACTACTTCACAAGTTAAAAGAAAGAGATTAAATCAAGTTAGGAGACAATTCAATAATTTAAAAggataaaattaattaaaaaacactATAAAAACAATAGAATTAGTCATTTACTAGTTACAATAGAAGTAATTAATAACACATGTTATATGATGTTTACTGTCACTTTCAATTAAGCAATTCagattaaataattatttgctgtttttgtttaaatttacGAAATTGAACTCCAAACCTTATCATATCTGTAgtttttaagaaagaaaagtttctgttttaacttttctgCATCTCTATGACACTGACAAGATGAAGGGAGGATGAGTTTTGTCTCGAGTTGATGCTAATTGATGACTTGAATGAATTGATTCTTGCAGGTTATTGAGCTTGACTTTGACCAGCTGCCAGAAGGAGACGAGGTCATCAGTATCCTGAAGCAGGAACATACACAGCTTCACATATGGATCGCTTTAGCGGTGAGTCGATTGAGCTACAATAGACAGGAGTCACATACATTACTGTTGTGTTATCTGGATGGATTCATTAAGCACACTCAAGAGGTTAAACGTTGCGTTTCGCATCATGTCTTTTCCAGCTGGAGTACTACAAGCAGGGCAAAACAGAAGATTTTGTCAAGCTTTTAGAGGCAGCTCGTATCGATGGAAACCTGGACTACAGAGACCACGAGAAGGATCAGATGACCTGTCTGGACACATTGGCAGCTTACTATGTCCAGCAAGCACgtaaggagaaaaacaaagatgccAAGAAAGAGCTCATCACACAAGCTACGCTGCTCTATACGATGGCAGACAAGATCATCATGTAtgatcaggtaaaaaaaacaaaacaaaaaaactctgaCAAAGTGAGGAAACTGATGTGGCACCATAAATGACCCCAGTTAGTCTAACCTTTTAATGCACTCTGCTTACTCAGAACCATCTGTTGGGAAGAGCCTGTTTCTGCCTGCTGGAAGGAGACAAGATGGACCAGGCTGACGCTCAGTTCCACTTTGTCCTCAACCAGTCCACCAACAACATCCCTGCTTTACTAGGCAAGATGATTATAAAATCAAGATCTCACATTGACCACTCTGAATGATTCACTGAACTAATGACACTTTCTTATTCAACAGGTAAAGCCTGCATCTCCTTCAATAAGAAGGACTACAGAGGAGCTCTGGCATACTACAAAAAGGCTCTACGTACAAACCCTGGCTGCCCAGGTAAACACATCACCTATATTATCCTCCAATCAGAACCCCGTATATCCAATTACTACTTTGACGACTATTTACTGATGCTACTTGATATGGTCCAAACAAGTTATCAACATCCAGGTATTAAAGACCTGGCTGTGATACATCTGTAAATAGTTAATGTAACGCTAACAAATACAATATGGTTTAAAAAACTTTATCCATCCAAAAATGAATCCATTCATCAATTGTTTtgttatcagaaaaaaaaagaaaaaagccggACATTTCTAACAAGAGCACAACGTCAGCTGTTTAAAGAGCCAGAGATAATAATCTTACAGAGTAGCGATGAGGAGAAGAGTAGCAAATCCTCACATACTGTATGACAAACAGCATGCAGAGTTGAACTGTAAATTCTTCCTAAATAAATGGCACAAATGATAAACAGACGATCAAAATGACTGCTGATCATTTTGGATGATGGATTCTTATCATTTCTTTCTTCATAATTGCCAACATTGATGCTGACCCCAAGTAATTATAGTATTGGCTCTGACTCCTgcttctgttattgtttttcttacGTGCAGAGATTGCGAGAGGTTAATCCTTATCTTCATTCTCTATCACTTCtatgttgttttctgtagcCGAGGTGAGGTTGGGGATGGGCCACTGTTTCGTGAAGCTCAGCAAACTGGAGAAGGCTCGTTTGGCTTTTGATCGAGCCCTGGAGCTCAATTCCAAGTGTGTAGGAGCTCTTGTCGGTCTGGCGGTTTTAGAGCTCAACAGCAAGGAAGCGGATTCCATCAAGAAAGGAGTGCAGCTCCTTTCACGGGCCTACACCATCGACCCCAGCAATCCCATGGTGCTCAACCACCTGGCCAACCACTTCTTCTTCAAAAAGGTAGTCTGGTTGTCAAATACTGACACGGCTCTAAACTAGAGTGCCATGAGAGTTGAATTCACACCATTCTCTTTTTAAGGATTACAGTAAAGTGCAGCATCTGGCCCTCCACGCTTTCCATAACACAGAGGTCGAAGCCATGCAGGCCGAGAGCTGCTACCAGCTAGCTCGCTCATTTCATGTGCAGGTAAGATGCTAACTGATCTAGAGGCAGTTTCCTCCTCGATTACTTCACATCGCTTACATCTGTGTTCTCGTTTTACTTTGCAGGAGGACTACGACCAAGCGTTTCAGTATTACTACCAGGCCACTCAGTTCGCCTCGTCTACCTTTGTGCTGCCCTTCTTTGGCCTTGGTCAGATGTATGTGTATCGAAGAGACAAGGAGAACGCGGCACAGTGCTTCGAAAAGGTTTTAAAGGCCTATCCCAACAACTACGAGACTATGAAAATTCTGGGGTCTCTGTACGCAACATCTGACGATCAGGAGAAGAGAGACATCGCCAAAGTACGTGTCCTGATACGGACCATTTTGTCAAGTTGCAATCACACAGATGTTTGCTGTTCCCACGACTATTGCAACCTAAAATGTCTAGTCAGTAGTGATGGGCTGAATGGTCATATAAGGAGGCATACACTTTCTGTGTCTTAGGGTCATTTGAAGAAGGTGACAGAGCAGTACCCAGATGATGTGGAGGCGTGGATAGAGCTGGCTCAGATCCTGGAGCAGACTGACATTCAAGGGGCGCTGTCAGCATACGGCACAGCCACCCGTATCCTGCAGGAGAAGGTGCAGGCTGACGTTCCCCCTGAGATCCTTAACAACCTGGGGGCTCTTCACTTCAGACTGGGCAACCTCGGAGAGGCAAAGGTAACTGTGAATAAACTCAGAAATTAAACAGATTAAATACCGTCACAGCTCTGTTTGAATGATGAGGGTTCACATCCTCTCTTTCCCAGAAATACTTTCTTGCATCTCTGGAGCGAGCCAAGGCTGAAGGAGAACATGACGAGCATTACTACAACGCCATTTCTGTCACCACCTCCTACAATCTGGCCCGTCTGTACGAGGCGATGTGCGAATTCCACGAAGCTGAGAAACTCTACAAAAACATCCTGAGGGAGCATCCTAACTATGTGGACTGTAAGTATGATGAATCAGGCAGAGacaatttcttattttgttctcTTGACTTCAATGTCTTGACTTATTTCTGCAGGTTATCTGCGTCTCGGGGCGATGGCTCGTGACAAAGGAAACTTCTATGAAGCTTCTGATTGGTTCAAAGAGGCTCTGCAGATCAACCAGGTACTTTGGTTGTTTTATTGTACCGtcttaggccctgtgtccacctagcgtacTTTCCTCAGTGCCAGCATCTTCTTTCACttgagagcgtttgcagcagaaagcggccCATGGATAAAGCGACCAGCGTCTCTTTAACAAGCGATCTGCtgtttttgtgcggccgctccgagcgctcaagttgaaaaccTTTTTCCCTGTAATTCCCTGTATTTAAGCCTCCTACGGATTGTACCTTGTACCCATGtcctcttcctgcttcctgtctgatcgggtaaaaaatgatctcaaatatcaaacatgtagtaaaaagtaacggagctgtgtcggtcatacagcggccgttgtcaacaaactgttgtcataaAGACAGGACAGACGCGCAGCTGTTTTCTTCTCAGGGCACAAACGCTTCATTCAaacactcccgagcgcacagacatcgcttttctgcctggaaaaaaaccgccaggtggacacggggccttaatcaaacattcagaattcAACAAAACTGCGAGTCAAACtccctgatgtttttttgtttctgttgaatGCAGGATCACCCAGATGCCTGGTCCCTGATAGGGAACCTCCACTTGGCCAAACAGGAATGGGGTCCGGGTCAGAAGAAGTTTGAGCGTATTCTGAAGCAGCCGTCCACACAGAACGACACGTACTCCATGCTGGCTCTGGGCAACGTGTGGCTGCAGACTCTGCACCAGCCAACCAGAGATAGAGAAAAGGTacagatcattttttaaatcttgtaaTAAGCTGACAGAAAGAAATGATTAACACTAGCAGCCAACTTATAAATCCACGTAGACTCAGACTGCATCGATACAAACTGTCTAAGTGGTAAAGGTTGACTTAAAAGGGAAGCTTTGACTGTAGTTTAGATCAAACTGTGAGTCTTGAGATTAAACCTTTGCTAGACACTTACATTATTATGTTAAACATAACTGTGTAGTTCttgaatttttttaatgaagtagGACTAATAAGTCATAAATTCATCATATATTAGGATTATTTTAACAAGCCATCATCTTGAATTAAGAgtgtgaaggggaaaaaaagacccGGAAATGGAGTGTGGGTGTTTTTTCGTGACAGGAAAAGAGACACCAGGACCGAGCCCTGGCAATTTACAAACAAGTGCTGCGAAATGACTCCAAGAACCTCTACGCTGCAAATGGCATCGGTCAGTTAAGCTTAAATAAAACGTTTTTGTTCAAATTGCTTCATACGTTTTTTTGGTATATGTATAATTTGTTATTTATCAACGTGTTGCGTTAAGGTGCCGTCCTGGCCCACAAGGGTTTCTACAGAGAGGCTCGAGATGTGTTCGCGCAGGTGAGGGAGGCCACAGCAGACATCAGTGATGTCTGGTTGAATCTGGCTCACATCTACGTGGAGCAGAAGCAGTACATCAGCGCTGTGCAGATGGTAAGGGCCGCACATTGGATTATCCATaacaaaccttttttctttttcatgtatttttgtaCCATTGAGTATTCTCTTGTGCTCCACAGTATGAGAACTGCCTGAAGAAATTTTATAAATATCAGAACACAGAGGTG
This window contains:
- the LOC132978625 gene encoding uncharacterized protein LOC132978625, whose product is MKPKLLPLIAFSVPGPFFFSFLKNFLTLNLFTSFINIFLYLTANCLFGFSDRKDLLGTVAELKHAHHKLSEQNSSLLRTVAQCEDINLQLTLEITELRAKLVSAQRSAARARSLSEELEETRRAYKEAQERGSRTQTSCTKLSNEVECLKVHIRRLEDKNDKLTFERTCSEDGINKLRKVNADLRAELEETLVMLTLRDREITKKEILMDKMKNSHVENHNMIEGLQSELRRLQEHSHQVLLRYDRHFIGPQNLYSRDPPNHRSLQSEMQDMQQAPQSSGRYKPPIPAQ
- the ctr9 gene encoding RNA polymerase-associated protein CTR9 homolog encodes the protein MSRGSIEIPLRDTDEVIELDFDQLPEGDEVISILKQEHTQLHIWIALALEYYKQGKTEDFVKLLEAARIDGNLDYRDHEKDQMTCLDTLAAYYVQQARKEKNKDAKKELITQATLLYTMADKIIMYDQNHLLGRACFCLLEGDKMDQADAQFHFVLNQSTNNIPALLGKACISFNKKDYRGALAYYKKALRTNPGCPAEVRLGMGHCFVKLSKLEKARLAFDRALELNSKCVGALVGLAVLELNSKEADSIKKGVQLLSRAYTIDPSNPMVLNHLANHFFFKKDYSKVQHLALHAFHNTEVEAMQAESCYQLARSFHVQEDYDQAFQYYYQATQFASSTFVLPFFGLGQMYVYRRDKENAAQCFEKVLKAYPNNYETMKILGSLYATSDDQEKRDIAKGHLKKVTEQYPDDVEAWIELAQILEQTDIQGALSAYGTATRILQEKVQADVPPEILNNLGALHFRLGNLGEAKKYFLASLERAKAEGEHDEHYYNAISVTTSYNLARLYEAMCEFHEAEKLYKNILREHPNYVDCYLRLGAMARDKGNFYEASDWFKEALQINQDHPDAWSLIGNLHLAKQEWGPGQKKFERILKQPSTQNDTYSMLALGNVWLQTLHQPTRDREKEKRHQDRALAIYKQVLRNDSKNLYAANGIGAVLAHKGFYREARDVFAQVREATADISDVWLNLAHIYVEQKQYISAVQMYENCLKKFYKYQNTEVLLYLARALFKCGKLQECKQMLLKARHVAPSDTVLMFNVALVLQRLATLVLKDEKSNLKAVLSAVKELELAHRYFSYLSKAGDKMRFDLALAASEARQCSDLLSQAQYHVARARKQDEEEKELRAKQEQERDILRQQMMKEQEEKRSREVEEQKKLLEQRALFVEKTKNLLTFAEGSKEMAKEKKKGGGGGGRRKKGGDGDDFVNDDSDEDLPVRKKKRRKGGSGSEQEEGGKKRRRPARGGDDSDDEEGGSRPKKQRKPKERKKFEKPQPERLPPSLKGKIKSKAIISSSDSSSDEDGLKIAEDRQQRDSGSGSDDEGGHKKRIASDSDSDGGRNQSGSDAGSPRRSAGSGGDDSGSDRPVRKRRVQRQSDSEQSDNGSKRGRSGSDNESPPGSPAAASDRGSERGSDAGSPRPQSGSEPEASNNDDSD